A genomic segment from Chanos chanos chromosome 2, fChaCha1.1, whole genome shotgun sequence encodes:
- the nr2f2 gene encoding COUP transcription factor 2 isoform X1 — MAMVVWRGSQDDVAETQGTLSSQAQGGLSLPTPQPGQLNLTASQVAPPTPQTPVQGPPNNAQSTPTNQTTQSQSEKQPQHIECVVCGDKSSGKHYGQFTCEGCKSFFKRSVRRNLTYTCRANRNCPIDQHHRNQCQYCRLKKCLKVGMRREVSLFTAAVQRGRMPPTQPHHGQFALTNGDPLHCHSYLSGYISLLLRAEPYPTSRYGSQCMQPNNIMGIENICELAARMLFSAVEWARNIPFFPDLQITDQVALLRLTWSELFVLNAAQCSMPLHVAPLLAAAGLHASPMSADRVVAFMDHIRIFQEQVEKLKALHVDSAEYSCLKAIVLFTTDACGLSDVAHIESLQEKSQCALEEYVRSQYPNQPTRFGKLLLRLPSLRTVSSSVIEQLFFVRLVGKTPIETLIRDMLLSGSSFNWPYMSIQ, encoded by the exons ATGGCAATGGTAGTGTGGAGAGGCTCCCAGGACGATGTGGCTGAGACCCAGGGTACACTTTCATCGCAAGCCCAAGGAGGACTATCGCTTCCGACCCCACAACCAGGCCAGTTGAATCTGACGGCCTCTCAGGTTGCCCCTCCGACCCCACAGACACCCGTTCAAGGACCTCCGAACAACGCACAGTCTACTCCGACGAACCAGACGACGCAGAGTCAATCGGAAAAACAGCCACAGCATATAGAATGTGTGGTTTGCGGGGACAAATCGAGTGGCAAACACTATGGCCAGTTCACATGCGAGGGGTGTAAAAGCTTCTTCAAACGCAGCGTACGAAGGAACCTCACTTACACATGCCGTGCCAACAGGAATTGTCCCATTGACCAGCACCATCGCAATCAGTGTCAGTACTGCCGCCTCAAAAAATGCCTCAAAGTTGGCATGAGACGGGAAG tttctctttttactgCAGCGGTTCAAAGGGGACGGATGCCACCCACACAGCCTCACCATGGTCAGTTCGCCTTGACAAATGGGGACCCTCTGCACTGCCATTCCTACTTATCCGGATATATCTCTCTTCTGCTGCGAGCGGAGCCATACCCAACGTCCCGGTATGGTAGTCAATGCATGCAGCCCAACAACATCATGGGCATCGAGAACATTTGTGAATTGGCAGCCCGGATGCTCTTCAGCGCGGTGGAGTGGGCAAGGAATATCCCCTTCTTCCCAGATCTCCAGATCACAGACCAGGTTGCTCTTCTCAGGCTGACCTGGAGTGAGTTGTTTGTGCTCAACGCTGCACAGTGCTCCATGCCGCTCCACGTAGCTCCACTTCTGGCCGCGGCAGGCCTTCATGCCTCACCAATGTCTGCGGACAGAGTGGTCGCCTTTATGGACCACATTAGGATCTTCCAAGAACAAGTGGAAAAGCTGAAAGCTTTGCACGTTGATTCTGCTGAATACAGCTGCTTAAAGGCCATTGTGTTATTTACTACAG ATGCTTGCGGCCTGTCAGATGTGGCCCATATTGAAAGTTTGCAAGAGAAGTCCCAATGCGCATTGGAAGAGTATGTACGGAGCCAGTACCCAAACCAGCCAACTCGATTTGGGAAGTTATTACTACGCTTGCCTTCACTTCGCACAGTCTCTTCTTCGGTCATAGAGCAATTATTTTTCGTCCGATTGGTAGGTAAAACCCCAATTGAAACCCTAATCAGGGATATGTTGCTGTCG
- the nr2f2 gene encoding COUP transcription factor 2 isoform X2 gives MAMVVWRGSQDDVAETQGTLSSQAQGGLSLPTPQPGQLNLTASQVAPPTPQTPVQGPPNNAQSTPTNQTTQSQSEKQPQHIECVVCGDKSSGKHYGQFTCEGCKSFFKRSVRRNLTYTCRANRNCPIDQHHRNQCQYCRLKKCLKVGMRREAVQRGRMPPTQPHHGQFALTNGDPLHCHSYLSGYISLLLRAEPYPTSRYGSQCMQPNNIMGIENICELAARMLFSAVEWARNIPFFPDLQITDQVALLRLTWSELFVLNAAQCSMPLHVAPLLAAAGLHASPMSADRVVAFMDHIRIFQEQVEKLKALHVDSAEYSCLKAIVLFTTDACGLSDVAHIESLQEKSQCALEEYVRSQYPNQPTRFGKLLLRLPSLRTVSSSVIEQLFFVRLVGKTPIETLIRDMLLSGSSFNWPYMSIQ, from the exons ATGGCAATGGTAGTGTGGAGAGGCTCCCAGGACGATGTGGCTGAGACCCAGGGTACACTTTCATCGCAAGCCCAAGGAGGACTATCGCTTCCGACCCCACAACCAGGCCAGTTGAATCTGACGGCCTCTCAGGTTGCCCCTCCGACCCCACAGACACCCGTTCAAGGACCTCCGAACAACGCACAGTCTACTCCGACGAACCAGACGACGCAGAGTCAATCGGAAAAACAGCCACAGCATATAGAATGTGTGGTTTGCGGGGACAAATCGAGTGGCAAACACTATGGCCAGTTCACATGCGAGGGGTGTAAAAGCTTCTTCAAACGCAGCGTACGAAGGAACCTCACTTACACATGCCGTGCCAACAGGAATTGTCCCATTGACCAGCACCATCGCAATCAGTGTCAGTACTGCCGCCTCAAAAAATGCCTCAAAGTTGGCATGAGACGGGAAG CGGTTCAAAGGGGACGGATGCCACCCACACAGCCTCACCATGGTCAGTTCGCCTTGACAAATGGGGACCCTCTGCACTGCCATTCCTACTTATCCGGATATATCTCTCTTCTGCTGCGAGCGGAGCCATACCCAACGTCCCGGTATGGTAGTCAATGCATGCAGCCCAACAACATCATGGGCATCGAGAACATTTGTGAATTGGCAGCCCGGATGCTCTTCAGCGCGGTGGAGTGGGCAAGGAATATCCCCTTCTTCCCAGATCTCCAGATCACAGACCAGGTTGCTCTTCTCAGGCTGACCTGGAGTGAGTTGTTTGTGCTCAACGCTGCACAGTGCTCCATGCCGCTCCACGTAGCTCCACTTCTGGCCGCGGCAGGCCTTCATGCCTCACCAATGTCTGCGGACAGAGTGGTCGCCTTTATGGACCACATTAGGATCTTCCAAGAACAAGTGGAAAAGCTGAAAGCTTTGCACGTTGATTCTGCTGAATACAGCTGCTTAAAGGCCATTGTGTTATTTACTACAG ATGCTTGCGGCCTGTCAGATGTGGCCCATATTGAAAGTTTGCAAGAGAAGTCCCAATGCGCATTGGAAGAGTATGTACGGAGCCAGTACCCAAACCAGCCAACTCGATTTGGGAAGTTATTACTACGCTTGCCTTCACTTCGCACAGTCTCTTCTTCGGTCATAGAGCAATTATTTTTCGTCCGATTGGTAGGTAAAACCCCAATTGAAACCCTAATCAGGGATATGTTGCTGTCG